From Candidatus Cloacimonadota bacterium, one genomic window encodes:
- a CDS encoding Hsp20/alpha crystallin family protein, translating into MCERIFSNLVGIHREMLKLLGEVNAINGDPLAIEDAIDEAWHPRCDVFLTDSEWIVVAELAGVEKDEISISLSPEYLRISGQRSFPAKTCPVSYFNMEIETGHFERKIYFPDAEIDKENPKVSYINGILRIAFNLAPVVERIIPIL; encoded by the coding sequence ATGTGCGAGAGGATATTTTCCAATCTTGTGGGCATACACCGGGAAATGTTGAAGCTTCTGGGGGAAGTGAATGCCATCAATGGAGACCCCCTGGCCATAGAAGATGCCATCGATGAAGCATGGCATCCCCGCTGTGACGTGTTTCTTACCGATAGCGAATGGATAGTGGTGGCAGAGCTGGCGGGAGTGGAGAAGGACGAGATTTCCATCTCCCTGAGTCCGGAATACTTACGCATTAGCGGACAGCGCAGCTTCCCTGCCAAAACATGTCCCGTGAGCTATTTCAATATGGAGATTGAAACTGGGCACTTTGAACGAAAGATATACTTTCCGGATGCGGAGATAGACAAAGAAAACCCAAAAGTGAGCTATATTAACGGTATCCTACGCATTGCTTTCAACCTCGCTCCCGTAGTGGAGCGTATCATTCCGATCTTATAG